A stretch of DNA from Acidimicrobiales bacterium:
TGCTGGCCGCCGTCCGCTTCGGCGCCTCGTGGGCGCTGCCCGCGTACCTGGTCGGGTTCGCCGCCCTCGTCGCCGTCACCGCCGTCGACCTCGAGCACTACCGCATCCCCGACCGGATCGTGTTCCCCACGCTCGGGATGGCGACCGCCGCGCTCGTGGTCGCCGCCGTCGCCGGTGACGGCACCGGCTCGCTGGCCGGCGCGTTGGCCGGCGCCGGCCTGTACTTCGGGATGCTGTTCCTGCCCCACCTCGTCTACCCGAGGGGCATGGGCTTCGGCGACGTCAAGCTCGCCCTCGTCCTCGGGCTCCTCCTCGGCTGGATCGACCCGTACCTCGTCCTGCTCGGCCTGATCGCCGGGTGCGTGCTCGGCGTGGTCGCCGGGCTCGCCACGGTGGCCGTCCGGCGCCGCCGGGAGTTCCCGTTCGGGCCGGCCCTCGCGGCGTCGACGATCGCCGTCGTCCTCCTCAGCCAGCGGCTCCTCGATCTGGGGGCCGGGTAAACGCGGCTAGAGTGCCGTCTCCCCCGACCCAGGCGGGGTCGGGGGGAGACAAGGGGGAGGGACCCTTATGGAGAACCGAAGCCCGCGGCGCGCGCCGCGGGCCACGGCGGCCGTCGCCGCCGTGGCACTGATGCTCGGATGCCTGGTGGTCGGCAGTGCGCCGGCGAGCGCCGCGCCGACCAACCGGGCGTGCGGCGTCCGTGAGAACGACACGGCGGCGAAGCTGACGGAGTGCGTGCGGCTGGCCAACGTGCGAGCGCACCAGGCGGCGCTGCAGGCGATCGCCGATGCCAACGGCGGCAACCGCTTCGCCGGCCTCGCCGGCCACGACGCGTCGGTCGACTACGTCGTGAACCAGCTCGTGGCGGCCGGCTACAGCCCGACCGTGCAGCCGTTCGACTACCTGGCGTGGACCGAGATCGGCCCGTCCCACTTCGAGCAGGTGGCGCCCACGCCGACGACCTACGTCCAGCACACCGACTTCGAGGTGCTGCAGCAGACCGACCCCGGTGACGTGACCGCCTCGGTCACCGCCGTGGACCTCGCGCTCGGCGTCGGCAACACGTCGACCAGCGGCTGCGAGGCGGCGGACTTCGCCGGCTTCCCGGCCGGCAACATCGCCCTCGTCCAGCGGGGCACCTGCACCTTCGAGCAGAAGGCCGAGACGGCCGCCGCCGCCGGCGCCGTCGGCGTCATCGTCATGAACCAGGGCAACACGACCGGCGCCGACCGCCAGGGCCTCGCCATCGTGACCCTCGGCGCCGGCAACACGAGCGGGATCCCCGCCGTCTTCGTCACCTACGCCCAGGGCGTGGCCTTCAGCGAGACCTCCGGGCTCGTGACCCGCATCCACACCAACACGGTCCGCGAGCTGGCGACGACGTACAACGTCCTCGCCGAGACGGCCTCCGGCAACCCGGACAACGTCGTCATGGTCGGGGCGCACCTCGACTCGGTCGGCGCCGGCCCCGGCATCAACGACAACGGCTCGGGCAGCGCGGCGATCCTCGAGACCGCCCTCAAGCTGGCCCACACGCCCGTCGCCAACAAGGTCCGCTTCGCCTGGTGGAGCGCCGAGGAGTCGGGCCTCGT
This window harbors:
- a CDS encoding M28 family metallopeptidase; this translates as MLGCLVVGSAPASAAPTNRACGVRENDTAAKLTECVRLANVRAHQAALQAIADANGGNRFAGLAGHDASVDYVVNQLVAAGYSPTVQPFDYLAWTEIGPSHFEQVAPTPTTYVQHTDFEVLQQTDPGDVTASVTAVDLALGVGNTSTSGCEAADFAGFPAGNIALVQRGTCTFEQKAETAAAAGAVGVIVMNQGNTTGADRQGLAIVTLGAGNTSGIPAVFVTYAQGVAFSETSGLVTRIHTNTVRELATTYNVLAETASGNPDNVVMVGAHLDSVGAGPGINDNGSGSAAILETALKLAHTPVANKVRFAWWSAEESGLVGSNFYVANLTQEQKDRVALYLNFDMIGSPNYVRFIYDGDGSSFGLVGPAGSDEIEAFFEGFYTQRGLAFEGSQISFRSDYAAFFNNGIPFGGLFTGAEGIKTADQAAVYGGTAGAQYDPCYHQACDTYANNSNEVLDLNSDAVAAATITYAQATDLPG
- a CDS encoding prepilin peptidase → MTAFLAGACGLVGLAVGSFLNVVIARVPVRESVVRPRSRCPHCGTQLAGRDNVPVLSWVALRGRCRTCREPISVRYPLVEVATAVLFVLAAVRFGASWALPAYLVGFAALVAVTAVDLEHYRIPDRIVFPTLGMATAALVVAAVAGDGTGSLAGALAGAGLYFGMLFLPHLVYPRGMGFGDVKLALVLGLLLGWIDPYLVLLGLIAGCVLGVVAGLATVAVRRRREFPFGPALAASTIAVVLLSQRLLDLGAG